In Vicia villosa cultivar HV-30 ecotype Madison, WI unplaced genomic scaffold, Vvil1.0 ctg.000030F_1_1, whole genome shotgun sequence, the following proteins share a genomic window:
- the LOC131622513 gene encoding uncharacterized protein LOC131622513, with translation MSVFTRYADHIAHRIWQGEERGALRIVSHWSKLKDFPRDHMPEAVNRIIRDFRLLEFSQCSLTMPDASLMPAFVEKWHPETSPFHLPFEEMTVTLDDVDALLHILIAGTFFTPPYINQEAALCLVMEDLETSQCWIYKHFPHLCDRKTHCVAVDSPCARRWKARHAIPGGVAEYRWRLDALSVDDVVWTLYVSHRPHRPFDDASLYSGHIRRETHVTRHLPAMCLRQYGFIQTIPRPIPVVPTGGIDRWFQSHIISSAREIKENSSIVQHAS, from the exons ATGTCTGTGTTCACGAGATATGCTGACCATATTGCTCACCGGATATGGCAGGgggag GAGCGAGGAGCACTGAGGATCGTTTCACATTGGTCGAAGCTGAAGGACTTCCCAAGGGATCATATGCCTGAGGCGGTTAATCGTATTATTAGAGACTTTCGCTTGTTGGAGTTTTCTCAGTGCTCCCTTACCATGCCGGATGCCTCTCTGATGCCTGCTTTTGTTGAGAAGTGGCACCCAGAGACATCACCCTTTCACCTTCCATTTGAGGAGATGACGGTGACACTAGATGATGTAGATGCCCTCCTCCACATCCTCATTGCTGGTACGTTCTTCACACCTCCTTACATTAACCAAGAGGCGGCGTTGTGCTTGGTTATGGAGGACTTAGAG ACAAGTCAG tgTTGGATATACAAGCATTTCCCTCACTTATGTGATCGGAAGACTCACTGTGTCGCTGTTGACTCACCGTGTGCGAGGAGATGGAAGGCCAGGCATGCCATTCCTGGAGGTGTGGCTGAGTACAGGTGGAGGCTCGATGCACTTAGTGTGGACGATGTGGTATGGACACTATATGTATCTCACCGCCCTCATCGTCCATTTGATGACGCTTCTCTGTACTCGGGGCATATCAGGCGGGAGACCCATGTGACTAGACACTTACCTGCGATGTGTCTACGTCAGTATGGCTTTATTCAGACTATCCCTCGTCCTATTCCTGTGGTTCCAACTGGCGGTATCGACAGATGGTTTCAGAGCCACATCATCAGCTCTGCACGTGAGATCAAGGAGAACTCATCTATTGTTCAGCATGCTTCTTAG
- the LOC131622426 gene encoding patatin-like protein 7, giving the protein MAALSTSQMNFNLNSIDTNFEVDKLTYEIFSILENKFLFGYTDTENPKNSLSKDVKQAKHAAGRVRILCIDGAGYTDGILAAKSLAHLESCLKRKSGNPNAHVAGFFDAVAGSGVGGVLAALLFTRGKDGLPMFTAEEALKFLINNRSKISRRSGILRRVLQSETKSEKLFRKTFGESTLKDTLKPVLIPCYDLVTRAPFVFSRADALETDGYDYKMRDVCAATSADPAVPIEMKSIDGKTKITAVDGGIAMNNPTATAVTHVLNNKHEFPFCNGVSDLLVLSLGNGELDFNAVKSPSGFVRIAGEGASDMVDQAVSMAFGDCRVDNYVRIQSNGVMAKANKGKTAKTVSDLLAVSEEMLAQKNVESVLFKGRKIAENTNLDKLEFFGGELIKEQERRKTSILPTVVLKNASPSPRTSSATTLSTLSSNS; this is encoded by the exons ATGGCGGCTCTGTCCACATCACAAATGAACTTCAACTTGAACTCAATTGACACCAACTTCGAAGTTGACAAACTCACCTACGAAATCTTCTCCATCTTGGAGAATAAATTCCTCTTCGGTTATACCGACACCGAGAATCCAAAGAATTCCCTCTCAAAAGACGTCAAACAAGCTAAACACGCCGCCGGCAGAGTCAGAATTCTTTGCATTGACGGCGCCGGTTACACCGACGGCATCCTCGCTGCAAAATCCCTCGCTCACCTCGAATCCTGCCTCAAACGAAAATCCGGCAATCCTAACGCTCATGTTGCAGGTTTCTTCGACGCCGTCGCTGGCTCCGGTGTCGGTGGAGTCCTCGCCGCGCTATTGTTCACTCGTGGCAAAGACGGTCTCCCAATGTTCACTGCCGAAGAGGCGTTAAAGTTCCTAATCAACAACCGCAGCAAAATCTCACGGCGATCGGGGATTCTCCGACGAGTTCTACAATCGGAAACAAAATCGGAGAAGCTTTTCCGTAAGACGTTCGGGGAATCCACGCTGAAGGATACACTGAAACCGGTTCTAATCCCCTGCTACGATCTCGTCACGCGCGCTCCGTTCGTTTTCTCCCGCGCCGACGCGCTCGAAACCGACGGTTACGATTACAAGATGCGCGACGTATGTGCTGCCACGTCAGCTGATCCAGCGGTTCCTATCGAAATGAAGTCCATCGACGGAAAAACAAAGATTACGGCCGTTGACGGAGGAATAGCGATGAACAATCCAACGGCTACCGCCGTCACGCACGTGCTAAACAACAAACACGAGTTTCCTTTCTGTAACGGCGTCTCTGACTTGTTGGTGCTTTCTCTCGGTAACGGGGAATTGGACTTTAACGCCGTTAAATCTCCGTCAGGTTTCGTGAGAATAGCTGGTGAAGGAGCTTCCGATATG GTTGATCAAGCTGTATCAATGGCATTTGGAGATTGCAGGGTAGACAATTATGTGCGGATTCAATCAAATGGAGTGATGGCAAAGGCAAACAAGGGAAAGACAGCAAAAACGGTGTCGGATTTATTGGCTGTTTCGGAGGAGATGTTAGCACAGAAGAATGTTGAATCTGTATTATTTAAAGGAAGAAAGATTGCCGAGAATACGAATTTGGATAAGTTAGAGTTTTTTGGAGGTGAATTGATAAAGGAACAAGAGAGAAGAAAAACTAGCATTTTACCAACTGTGGTGTTGAAGAATGCTTCTCCTTCTCCTAGAACTTCATCAGCTACTACTTTGTCAACATTGTCTTCAAACTCTTGA